In Plasmodium cynomolgi strain B DNA, chromosome 6, whole genome shotgun sequence, the sequence GTCCTTCAAAATATCATCTATCTCGAGCAAAacgtcgattttttttttcttcacaccGCCAGCTGGTTCATCCACTGTGTCATTTGCAACCCCCCATTGGTGGTTTGTTCCCCTTTGTCTACTTCCCCCCGAAAGCTCCTCTATGGTCCTTCTCCTTGCAGAAGAGCCTATTGCCCCTTTCGCTTCCTCATTTTGGGACCTATGTCCAGCGTTACTAAACTTAATCACgagatttttcttcaaccATGTGTAGTTCATTGTGACTTGTTCTCGTGGTTGCTAACACAGGTGTATGTTGAGTGGGAGGAAGAGAGTAAAATATTGGCAATCCTTGAGGTCTCTCCCTCGATTGCACGCATATGTGTAGCCGCACTGCTGAAAATGCGGAGGTTCcagcatcttttttttattgtcatGAGCATGCACATCCGCTcccacaaaaatgagaactCAGACGAAATTGCTTTCCCCTCTTGTGCCATTAGTTCGACGAATAAACGGAAGGAATTATCCTCAATGGGGATTctacgtaatttttttttttttttttttttttttctccctcatTTTAGACATTATAGTATGGGAGACTTCCCGACgggtttttccatttttttttttttttttttttctgccctgTGTGTGTAACCCACTACGCTACACGGATTCGAAAAGTCACGCTTACCAAAAAGTATGCCATGGTGAAGGGAAtaagcattttttacactCACATGGATGAACGGAACTGAAATGGGCAAAATGGTGGGACTGCCTCTTTGCAGCGGGGggattttccccttcctttgAATCACACATGTGAGAAGTGCGAAAATGGATGTTGAAAAATTGTTCAACAGAGAAGAGCCGTCTTATGCGTGATGGGAGATAAacgaaagggaaaataaaccTTCTCACAATAATCGCTCCCTTCCGATGATTAACTGTCTATACAAGGTACAGCTAGCACATTTTCCTCTGGCTTGTGcatacttttccttttttttttttttttttctctcttctaTGCAGAGCAGATAAATATGCCTGTAGGAAGGGGAACACGGGGGTAATACATCCCACCAACCCCTTttagggggggagggggacaCTGTTGACGTTCTCTTCACTgtaaggtaaaaaatgaaagtcgTGTCGTTCCGGTGACAACAGAGTGGGAGAGAATCCCCCTGCACGATGCTATATTCTAtgttatgcatatatgtacttacACTGCAACGTCAGAAttgatgaatatattttattaaatgacCAAATGGGCCACTCTCCGTCAGTGCCACTTCTTCCACAAAGGTAGCTTTGCACCGCTTGGAAAACGGGCCAGCGTTTTTGTGGAGCCCATGGTGCGTAGGCGGAGCGGGTCCTCATCGCCGTGCCCAAAAAAGGTATCGCCTGCGGGTGGTTCGCATTACTAAACACATCGCTATGCtatacaaaggaaaaaaaaaatatacatatgtatatgtatataaagggaaaagcaaaaaggaaaaagcagTACCATCTGTTAGCAAAagctcacaaaaaaatagcagagcaaaatgaacagcCCTCTTTGTTTCATCTGCTCCCCCTTTGAAGAATCCCCACACCCCTGTTAACACAGAAAAGCGCTTCGAAAGAAGAACAAGCGTGACGGGCTTCCTCCCGAAGGGGTATGACCAAAGCTTACATATACAGTCAAACCGCTAGAGCAGAGGCGCGTCGATAAGGACGTGCGCTCCTTCTCATAATTCACTCGTGCGCGTTTTAGTGGTACCCCACTGTTGTTCCCTCGCCGCTACTACGCACACCCGCACTCACGTGGAAACGGCGCGATACCAGCATAACTTCTGCATGCCACGAAAACGCTGTACACGCAACCCACTGCAACAAGAAAATGGGCTTCTTTAACTGGCCGTTCAAAAACAGCAGTGAAGAGGCCAAGGGAGGGACGACTAAGAAGAAAATCTGCTGCGTCTGTTTGGAAACCAAGAAGCTGCGAGACGAGTGCATCGTCAAACACGGGGAGCAGCAGTGCAGGAAGTACATTGAGGAACACAACCAGTGTTTGCGGGATGAGGGCTTCGACGTGAAGTGAGGCGTTGTCAGTGCAGCTGCGCTTCAGCAACGGGGGGGAAAGGCAACAGGGAACACGGCAGGGGACACAGCAGGGAACGAGGCAGAAAAGGCGGTCGAGATGCACATCCAAGACTGCGTGAAAAATTCCTGCATAACGCCCTCAAAGAAGGTACCCACCTGTGAAAATCACCAATCGCTGGGACTGC encodes:
- a CDS encoding cytochrome c oxidase copper chaperone (putative), with amino-acid sequence MGFFNWPFKNSSEEAKGGTTKKKICCVCLETKKLRDECIVKHGEQQCRKYIEEHNQCLRDEGFDVK